The proteins below come from a single Balaenoptera musculus isolate JJ_BM4_2016_0621 chromosome 1, mBalMus1.pri.v3, whole genome shotgun sequence genomic window:
- the RRAGC gene encoding ras-related GTP-binding protein C: protein MSLQYGAEETPLAGSYGPADSFPKDFGYGVEEEEEEAAAAGGGVGAGAGGGCGPGGADSSKPRILLMGLRRSGKSSIQKVVFHKMSPNETLFLESTNKIYKDDISNSSFVNFQIWDFPGQMDFFDPTFDYEMIFRGTGALIYVIDAQDDYMEALTRLHITVSKAYKVNPDMNFEVFIHKVDGLSDDHKIETQRDIHQRANDDLADAGLEKLHLSFYLTSIYDHSIFEAFSKVVQKLIPQLPTLENLLNIFISNSGIEKAFLFDVVSKIYIATDSSPVDMQSYELCCDMIDVVIDVSCIYGLKEDGSGSAYDKESMAIIKLNNTTVLYLKEVTKFLALVCILREESFERKGLIDYNFHCFRKAIHEVFEVGVTSHRSCGHQTSAPSLKALTHNGTPRNAI, encoded by the exons ATGTCCCTGCAGTACGGGGCGGAGGAGACGCCCCTCGCCGGCAGTTACGGCCCGGCGGACTCGTTCCCAAAGGACTTCGGCTACGGcgtggaggaggaagaagaggaggcgGCAGCCGCGGGCGGCGGGGTTGGGGCGGGGGCCGGCGGAGGCTGTGGCCCGGGGGGCGCTGACAGCTCCAAGCCTAGGATTCTGCTCATGGGGCTCAGGCGCAGCGGCAAGTCCTCCATCCAGAAG GTGGTGTTTCATAAAATGTCACCCAACGAGACCCTCTTTTTGGAAAGTACCAACAAGATTTACAAAGATGACATTTCAAATAGCTCCTTTGTGAATTTCCAAATATGGGATTTTCCTGGGCAAATGGACTTTTTCGACCCTACTTTTGACTACGAGATGATCTTCAGGGGAACAGGAGCTTTGATATATGTCATTGATGCACAG GATGACTACATGGAGGCTTTAACAAGACTTCACATTACTGTTTCTAAAGCCTACAAAGTTAACCCAGACATGAATTTTGAGGTTTTTATTCACAAAGTTGATGGTCTGTCTGATGATcacaaaatagaaacacagagGGACATTCATCAAAGGGCCAATGATGACCTTGCAGATGCTGGGCTAGAAAAACTCCACCTTAG cttttatttgACTAGTATCTATGACCATTCAATATTTGAAGCCTTTAGTAAGGTGGTGCAGAAACTTATCCCACAACTACCGACCTTGGAAAATCTATTAAATATCTTTATATCA aatTCAGGTATTGAAAAAGCTTTTCTCTTCGATGTTGTCAGCAAAATCTACATTGCAACGGACAGTTCTCCTGTGGATATGCAGTCGTATGAACTTTGCTGTGACATGATTGATGTTGTAATTGATGTGTCTTGTATATATGG gTTAAAGGAAGATGGAAGTGGAAGTGCTTACGACAAAGAATCTATGGCCATCATCAAGCTGAATAACACAACGGTCTTGTATTTAAAGGAGGTGACTAAATTTTTGGCACTGGTCTGCATCCTTAGGGAAGAAAGTTTTGAACGAAAAg GTTTAATAGACTACAACTTCCATTGTTTCCGAAAAGCTATTCATGAGGTTTTTGAGGTGGGTGTGACTTCTCACAGGAGCTGTGGTCACCAGACCAGTGCCCCCAGCCTGAAAGCGTTGACACACAACGGCACGCCACGAAATGCCATCTAG